The nucleotide window GACGGCCGACCACACAGCCATGCAGCCGCACAGAATCGCCGATATCGGACGGATCAATCCACGCTTTGTCAGCAGAGCGGTCTTCATCTTTTGCCTCTTTCCGACAAAGGGTTGATTAGCGTCGTTCGTGAACTCCGCAGGTTCAACGAGCCGCGGCTGTTGGCGGCGGTGTCTGCACGACAGGCGCGGCAGCTTGCAGGATGTCGTCTCGAAGGCCCGTGCGCGGCGGATAGATGCGTATGCAGTTGATGGTCTGCTTGGTCGCTTTGGCGGCGTCGCCTTCGGACACGAGATGCCGGTCCCAGCCCTCCGTGTACACGGCGCCCCACGGACCGAGATCGAGAATGGTCGTGTACCAGTCGATATGAAGCGGCAGCATCTCGCCACCGAGCAGATCGCAGACGACGTTGTGACCGGCGTAGCGTCCCATCGGCCGGCTGTGCTGGCACGACATGACGGATGGCCGCGCGCCGTCGATCAACACGCGCGCGCAGTCACCGGCAGCGAATACATGCGGTACGTTTTCCACGCGCATGAAGGCATCCACCGGAAGGCGTCCAAGCGGATCGAGTGTCACGGGGATTTGCGCGGTCAACGCGTTCGCGCGCATGCCGCCGCACCAGATCACCGTGGCCGCTTCAATGTGCCTGCCATTCGTGAGCTCGACGCCGTCGGCGTCCACCGATTGCAAGGACACGCCGGCGAGCATCTCGACGCCGAGGGCGTCCATGGCGCGCTCGATGACCGGTTGCGCGCCGCCCATCGCCTGGCCGATCTTCGCCGAGCGATCAGCCAGCACGACATGCACGGCGTCGTGATGCGCGTCGCCCGCGATGCCGCGCAACCGCGCCGGCAGTTCGGCCGCCAGTTCAATACCCGTCAAGCCGGCCCCGACCACGACGGCCGTAAACGGACTCGCCGCACTCGCGAGCGACGGTAATCCGCTTAGATGCGCCGCGAGTTTCGTTGCGCCTGAGAACGTATCGACGTCGAACGCGTGCTCGGTCAAACCGGGAATATCGGGGTGGACGAGTTGGCTGCCCGCCGCGATGACGAGCCGGTCGTAGGCGAGCGTCTGCGTCGGCCCTTGGGTCTGAACGGTGATGCTGCCGTTGGCCGAATCGATGCCGGATACTGCGCCTTCGACGAGCCGCACGCCGATCGGCCCCAGAACATCGGCGAGCGGCACGCGCGTCTCATGCAGATTCTGTTCGTAGTTCCGCACCCGAATACTGTGATACGGCGTGCCGTTGATGACGACCACTTCCACCTGATCGGCGGGAACGCGCAGTTCGTCGAGTTTGCGCGCCGCGCCCACCGCGCTCCACAGTCCGGCGAAGCCCGCGCCGATCACCACGATCCGCTTCAAGACGTTCTCCCAAGGGAAACCTGTGTGGACCTTCAAGTGTTCGGCGCAGCGGCCGATTTCAGGGTCATGATTGTCCGCGCTCGTAGCTTACTCGCGCCGACGGGGACGCTAAAGCCGATCGTCAGTGCTCCTCCGCCAACCCGGCACGGCTTCGCGATCCGCAAGTGCTCCACGCGGGACGGGTGTTCGAGCCGTTTGAGCGACTGCGATATAATCGCATGCGATGTATGATGCTGGTAGCGAGGCGCCAGCCTCTACCCGACGAGGATGCAGATGAAATCGACCGACCAACCCGCTTCCACGGATGTGAAGCTCTCTGACTTCCTCTGCTTCGCGGTCTATTCCGCAAACCTGGCATTCGGCAAGGCCTACAAGCCGATTCTCGAAGAGCTCGGGCTGACGTATACGCAATACATCACGATCATTGCGCTGTGGGAGGAGGACGACCAGACCGTCAGCAGTCTGGGCGAGAAGCTGTTCCTCGAGTCCAACACGCTCACGCCGATCCTGAAGAAGCTGGAGGCGGCGGGTTATGTGGAAAGACAGCGGGACCCTGAAGACGAGCGTCAGGTGCGGGTGGGTCTCACGAAAAGTGGCCGGCGCTTGCGCGAAAAAGGCCTGAACATGGACCTCGTCGAGGCAACCGGCCTCGCGCCGGATGAGTTCTCGAAAGTGCAGAAGGCGATCGTGACGCTGCGCAACAATCTCGTCAAAGCGGTCCAGAACGGGGAATGAGCGGCGGATCATGCGATCCATGCGCCCATCCGGCGCCGCCAAACGAAGAAGCCCGCGAACGATGTTCGCGGGCTTCTTCGTTTATTGCGCCACGGCGTTGCTCGACCGTTGACGCTCAATTTAACCTTCAGCCGCGCTCGGGCAGCTTCCAGTTCGGGCGGACGAAGTGGCAGGTGTAGCCGTCGGGAATGCGCTCCAGATAGTCCTGATGTTCCGGCTCGGCCTCCCAGAACGGGCCGGCGGGAGCAATCTCGGTGACGACCTTGCCGGGCCAGAGATCGGACGCATCGACGTCAGCGATGGCTTTCTCGGCCACTCGCTTCTGCTCATCGTCGAGATAGAAGATGGCCGAGCGGTAGCTCATGCCGATGTCGTTGCCCTGGCGGTTTTTCGTCGTCGGATCGTGAATCTGGAAGAAAAACTCCAGGATCTTGCGATAGCTGATCTGGCTCGGGTCGAACACGATTTCGAGCGCCTCCGCGTGCGTGCCGTGGTTGCGATAAGTGGCGTTCGGCACGTCGCCGCCCGTGTAGCCCACGCGCGTGGACAGCACGCCGGGGTAGCGCCGCAGCAGGTCTTGCATGCCCCAGAAGCAGCCGCCGGCCAGGATGGCGGTTTCGGTTTGCGTCGTCATTTCAATCCAATCCTTTTCGTCAGTGGTTGGCTCGCCGTTTATCGGATGCGATCCCGCAAGCATGCCAGAGATCGGCTCGGCCAGCCGACGGGCAGGCAAAGCCCATCATGGCGCCATTGGCATGCATGACCGGCCGGGACGTTGCCGCGGCCGGCCGCGCGCCTCAATGACGTGCGTAAAGGTTGTCGCGGGGCGCGACGGCGACACGGCTCGCGGATTCCGACTGACCGGAGACGACGCCGCCATACGCCGCTTGCGAGCCGGCTGCGTCGTCGTTACTTGCGGCAACGGTTTGCGCGCTTTGGCCGCGTTGCGACGCCGGGGCGCCGACCGAAGGCCGGTAGAAGGGAGCCGGACCATAGCCGCTGGCGAACGCGGGCGCGGCGGCGGAAGCAGACAGTACGAGGAGCAATGCAGCAACGAGTTTGGTTTTCATGATGGAACTCCGCTTAAAAGATGTTCGATGAGGGGGCGCGAGCCTTGCCGGATCGCGCCCTGAAATGCCGGTTCAGTGACCGAAAAAAGGATCAAGCTACGTTGACGACGACGTCGATGTTTCCGCGCGTGGCTTTCGAGTACGGGCAGATCTGGTGCGCTTCATGCGCGATGGCCTCGGCGACTTCGCGCGCCACGCCCGGCACGCTGACGTTGAAGCGGGCCTGGAGGAGGTAGGCGTCGCCGGTCATGCCCAGATCCACCTCGATATCCACGGACAGATCGGACGGAAGCGTCACCTTCTTCGCCTGAGCCACGAGGCCGATCGCGGAGATGTAACAGGCCGACCAGGCGCCCGCGAACAACTGCTCCGCCGTCGGATGCGCCTCTACAGCCGGGAACGCGATGTCCGCGCCGGCGCCTTTGGCCGCCGACAGATTGAGGTCGACGCGACCGCCGCGGCCGCTGAACGTCGTATGGGTTTTGCCGGTGAGCAGGACAGTTTCGATCTTGGTCATGATGAATTCCTTGAGGGACATCGGTGTGAAGTTGCTTTAAATCGGATGCGATGCAATCGCATGCGTCGCATAATGAAGAAGAACTTTGATGTTGTCAAGCGTGTGCGATTAAATCGTATGCGACTTTCGATAGTCAAAGCCCGCGATCGATCGATGGCCGTCAGGACGCGGCCGTCACCGGGCTGGCGACCCGAGCCGCTGACAACGATTTCCGACCGGTCCGCGCCGTTCCGATCGACTAGACTACGAGGTACCCCAATCCGACGCGCACCACGCCGTGAAGCGAACGATGATCCCGGAGGACGACGACAAAGAGATCGGCGCCGACGCGCAAAGTCGTGCGGCGAGCGATGGCATTCGAGTTGAGCCCACGGCCGAGGGCGGACGTGGCGCCTTAAGGTCGGCGACGACATGGCTGGAGCAGCTCGATCCCGGCACGCATCGCCGGATCAAGGGACTGCGGCTCGTCACCGCCTACGGGATCGCCGCCGCGCTCGGGACGTTGCAGGACATCACGCACGGTCTGCCCGGCGCGACGCTGGTCGGTTCGCTGGCGGGCAACTTCGCGCTATGGGCCAGCGTTTCGGAAGCGCGCATCTCCCGGCCCGAGTCCAGCCGCGACCTGGCATTCCTGTGTGCCGCCGCCGTGCTCGGCGCCGCCATGTTCATCGGATTCGCCCCCATCCTGCAAACAATCGGCAAGGCGGGCCCCGAACTGACGCTCGTGACGGGCGCCTTTCTCGTTGGCTACCTCAAGCGCTTTGGCATTCTGGGCGCGGGAATGGGCTCCCAGATATTCATCGGCCAATTGCTGGCCTACACCGTTCATCTGACGCTGGCCGATCTGCCGGCCGTCGTAGTGGCGGGGCTGATCGCCATGCTCGCGTCCATTGTTCCGCGTCTGCTCAGCGGTCCGGCGGAGCGTCCGGCCATGACGGTGCTCTCGCCCGTCGACATGCCGGATCGCTGGAAACTTTCGGCTGAACTCATCATGGGCCTGCAGGCGGCGAGCGGCGCGCTGGCCGTGGTCCTGTTGAACGAGACGATCGGACTCAAGGAGTCCGCCTGGGCAATCACGGCAAGCACCTACGTGGTGGCGGGCTCGGCGAGCGGCACGGCGGAACGGGTGCGCCGAAGGATCATCGGCACCTTGGTCGGCGTTCCGCTGGGTTTGGCCTGCCTGCCGCTCGTCGAGCACGCGCCGTTGCTCGCCTGGGCCGCCGTCGCGGCCGCCATGATCATCTACGCGATGGCATTGCCCGATCGCTACGACATCGCTTGCGGGGCGTTCGCCTTCACATTGATCGTGACGCTGGCGATCGGCGGCGTGCACTCCATTTCGATTCTTGGCGCGCGCGCCTGGGAGACGCTCCTCGGCGGAGTGGTTGGACTGCTGGCGGCGAGGTTCATCTTTCCGTTGCGCTTGTGACGGGTCGTCGTGGCGAGCGTCGTGCAACCATCCGCCAGCCTACGATCCCAGTTTTTCCATCAGGAAGTCGACGAAACTGCGCACGCGCGACGAGAGATGCCGGGCATGCGGATAAAGCAGCACGAACGGCCGCGAACAACCGCCATAGGGAATGAGCAATTCCTTGAGCGTTCCCGCGGCGATGTCTTTCTCGACGATGAACCGATAGGTTTGAAAAAGGCCCGCTCCGTGACGCGCGAGCGTTGCCCCGGCAAGCACGTCGCCCGATGACGTGTAACCGCCGCTCGTCATCGTCTCGACAACCTCGTTTTCGTATTTGAACAGCCACGGAAGATTGCGGCCGGTGCTCGGCAACGCGTACTGGACACAGTCGTGATGGATCAGGTCGTCGGGCGTTTTCAGTTTGGCGGCGCCACGCAGATAAGCCGGCGAAGCGACGACCACCAGTTCCGCGTCCTCGATCGTGCGCGCGATCAGCCCGGAGTCTCCGGGCGCCGCGCCGCGAATGGCCAGGTCGAAGCCTTCTTCGCCAAAATCGATATTGCGATTGCTGAGATGCGTTTCGACGGTCACGCCCGGATAGCGTTGGCGAAACTCGGCCAGCAGGGGCAGCACGCGGTAGTGTCCATACGGCGTCGGCATGCTGATGCGCAGCACGCCGGTCGGCGCGGTTTGCTGTCCGGTGGCTTCGCGCTCGGCTTCGGCGAGCTGGGCGAGCGCCAGACGACATTGTTCGAAGTACCGTCGTCCCGCATCGGTCAGCCGGATCTGGCGGGTGGTCCGCACGAACAATCGCACGCCGAGACGCTCCTCCAGACGCGCGACCGTGCGGCTGACGGCGGCCGGCGTAACGCTCGCGGCGTTCGCGGCCTCGGTGAAACTCTCCAGTTCGGCCGCCAGGCAGAACAGCTCGATACTGCCCAGAAGGACATCTTCAAATTGACGCTGCATGGTCTCTCGGCGAGGTGCCTGATCGCGCTGTCTTGTCCGGGCAATGCCGCCCGGAATGGCCGCCCCGCGAACGCAACGGCGGCTCGGCCGCGTTCGGCGCGGAACAAGGGTTCGTACGGAATATCAGGACTATATTGTAGTGAGACTCGATGAGGAAGCGACATGACCAATCAGACAGGCAAGCGTGCCTTGCTGCCCTTGCTGGGCATCGACAAACCGATCATTCAGGCGCCGATGGCGGGTGTCAGCACGCCCGCACTGGCCGCGGCTGTTTCCAATGCAGGCGGGCTCGGCTCGTTGGGCGTCGGAGCGATGAACGCTGACGGCGCGCGCAAGGTGATCAGGGAGACGCGCGCATTGACGGGCAAGCCGTTCAACGTCAACGTTTTCTGCCATCAGCCTGCGCAAGCGGATGCCGCGGTCGAGCAGCAATGGTTGAGCTGGCTTGCGCCGCATTTCGAAAAGTATGGGGCAACGCCGCCGGCGAAGCTGTCGGAGATCTACACGAGCTTTCTTGCGGACCCCGCCATGCTGGCGGTTTTTCTGGAGGAGAAGCCGGCGATCGTCAGTTTTCACTTCGGCCTGCCTTTCGCCGATGTCATCGCCGAACTAAGGAAGGCGGGCATCAAGCTGCTCGCCAGTGCGACAAATCTGGAGGAAGCGGCGCAGGTTGAAGCGGCGGGCCTCGATGCGATCGTGGCGCAAGGTATCGAGGCCGGCGGGCATCGCGGTGTCTTCGACCCGGATGCATTCGACGACCGGTTGGGCACGTTCGCCCTGACGCGTTTGCTGGTCAGGGAATGCCGGCTGCCGGTGATTGCGTCCGGCGGCATCATGGACGGCGCCGGCATTGCGGCGGCGCTCGCGCTCGGCGCTCAGGCCGCGCAGCTTGGCACGGCCTTTGTGGCGTGCCCGGAAACGTCGATCGACGAGGGGTACCGTCGCGCGTTGCTTGGCGAGGCGGCTCGCCGCACGACTTTCACGGCGGCGATCTCAGGGCGGGTGGCGCGAAGCATGGCGAACAGCTTCACGGCGCTTGGCGCCGACGCGCGTTCGCCCACGCCGCCCGCCTATCCCATCACCTACGATGCCGGTAAGGCGCTGAATGCGGCAGCGAAGGCGAAAGGGGAGTTCGGCTACGGCGCGCAATGGGCAGGCCAAGCCGCAGCGCTGGCAAGGTCGTTGCCAGCGCTGGAACTCATGGCCCAGTTGGAGCGCGAACTGAAGCAGAGCATCGAGCAGCTGCGGCAGTTCGCGAACTGAAAACTAACAGCGCAACGGGTTGATCGATCGCGTCCCGACGCTCAACCCGGCTTCTGGGCTAGCTGCTTGCGATAGGCCTCGACCGGCAATCCACCCCAGCCCCAGTTTTCGGTGTCCACTTCTTCGATGACCACGAAGGTCGCTGCGAGCGGCTTGTTCAGCACGTCCAGCAGCACCTGACTGACGCCTGCGATCAGCATGGCTTTTTCGTCGGCCGTGACGGCATCGTTGCCGGGTTTGGAACCTTCGCGGGTCACCTGAATTGTGACGATAGGCATGGCGTTCTCCGTAATCCTCGGTTGACGTGAAGGGCGCCGGTCAGCGGCGCCCTGGCGCGATCAGTGGCCTGCGCTCTGGCCGCCGTCGACGTGCAGGATTTCGCCCGTCACGAACGGCGCCGAGTCCAGGAACAGGACTGCGTTCACGATATCGCTCATTTCGCCCATATGCCCGACAGGATGGAGTGCGCCGAGCGCCGCATGGGTTTCTTCCGCATGCATCGGCGACTTGATGATGCCCGGCGCGACGGCGTTCGCGCGGATGCCCTTCTTCGCGTATTCGATGGCGAGGGACTTCGTGGCCGCGTTCAGGCCGCCTTTGGTCAGCGAGGCCAGCACCGAGGGCACGCCGTCGATGGCGTGGTCGACGAGACTCGTGGAAATGCTGACCACGTGGCCGCTGCCGTTCTTTTCCATCTCGGCGATGGCCAACTGCGTGATGAAGAAGAAGCCGTTGAGGTTCACGGCGGTGACCTTGGCGTAGTCTTCGGCCGTATAGCTGGTGAAGGGCTTGGCGACGAAGATGCCGGCGTTATTGACGAGAGTGTCGATGCGGCCAAAACGGGCGATGGCTTCACGGATCACGCGCTGCGCGGTGGCCGGGTCGCCGATATCGCCTGCCACGGTCAGGATGTTCGGATCTTCCGAGGGCTTGACCGAACGTGCGGTTGCGACGACGCGGTAGTCGAGCTTGCGAAACGCGTTGACCAGTTCGGCGCCGATGCCTTGCGATGCACCCGTAATGACAACGACTTTTTGTGACGTGTTCATGGCTAAATCTCCGGATAAGTAACTTGGGATCAAATGCTGATCGGGCCAGTGGCTCCGATGGGTATGAAATTTAGGCGCATCGGCGCCGATCTCGAACACCCGCCATGGACAAACAGTCTTGCGTGCGAGGTACAAATGGGTTTTGCGGTGAGTGGGCGGGCGCGCAACGCCTACGCCGCGCCCGGCGTCGCGAGTTGCTGCTTGCGGCGCTGACGCGATTTATTTTTGGCTTTCCGCCGAGGCCATGCGAAAGACCGAGAGGCCTTCCATTGGGTCCAGTGTTTCTCGCCACGGTGCGCGCTTCAGCAAGCGGACCGTGTCTTCGTAACCCGCAAGCCAGCGCCGTTTGATGCCGGCCGCAGAAAAATCGATGTCCCTGTTCAGGTCGTCGTTATCGAATGCCGGTGCGTCGAGTTCCAGCACGCGCATCGTCGTGCCGCAGCCCCAGCCGAGCAGATCGCGCACCTCCGGATCATTGAGTGTCGCTTCGGGCAGATGCTGGCCGAGTTCACGGATCACGTGACGCAAGCGGTGAATCTGCTTCTGTCGATCGAGATGACTTTCCGCGCGGCTCGAATACTGAATGTCGCGTTGCCGGCTCATGACCTGCAAGATCGATTCAGGTTCCGGACCGCTCGAAGGCCACAACTGCACCGAGAAAATCACCGAGTCGCGCCGCGGCCGGTCATCGAGTACGGCTTCGAGCGGCGTATTCGAATAGATGCCGCCGTCCCAGTACGATTCGCCTTCCAGTTGCACCGCCGGGAAGCCGGGCGGAAAAGCGGCGGAAGCCATCACGTGTTCGACGTCCAGCAGCGCATCGCGATTCGTGAAGTAGCGCATGCGTCCACTGCGGACATTGACCGTGCCGACTGTCAGCCGCGTCGTCTTCTGATTCAGGTAGTCGAAATCGACTAGCGAGGCCAACGTTTCGCGCAGTGGTCCGGTTGAATAGAACGCAGCCTGATCGGAACGAACGCGTGCCTGAAGGCCTGCCCAGGACTGCAACTGCGGCGTGAAAAACGACGGCACGCCTTGAGTGACCGTGGCGAGATCGCGCAGCCAGTTTGCGAGTCCCGGCAGCCAGTTTGCCGCCTCGATGCCGTGACGTGCCACGCCGTTCCAGAACTGGGTCAAGCGCGCCATACGGTTTTCGGGCAGATTGCCGGCGATGATCGCGCCATTTATCGCGCCGATCGAGGTGCCGATGACCCAGTGAGGTTCGACTTTGCCGTCATGAAGTGCCTGATACACGCCCGCCTGGTAAGCGCCGAGGGCGCCGCCGCCCTGAAAGACCAGCACAATCTGGCCAGGAATGTCCGGTGCGGCGTCCGACCCGCTGGTTGCGCCGGTCTGATGTTCGACGTGTGTTTCGTTGCCCATCACAAGCCTCCCGGCCCCATGCTGCGGTGCCGCTGATTCTGCCACGGTATGGATCCACGCCATCACGCGCAGCGGTGAATTTAGTCAACGTTTCCTTAATTTTAAAAATAGGTGCGTTGACGCTAGATAACGTTTTAATGCGATTTAGATATTGTCCGATCTCTTTCAGCGCATTGAAAAAGCGCTGACTACGCGGATCCTGGCTTTCGATAATCCACTCACTCTCTTATTCTGATCGCGTGTTGTTTTTTTGATTAGCGATGCTACACTTCCTCAGCAAACAAATAGAAAGCCTTCCGCGGCGACTGGCCATTGCCTTCTGCCGCCACTGCAAGGCGTCAGGCATCGTATTGACATGCCGCTAGAAAAAAAAGGAGCACGTATGCACCGGTTGGCGAGCGAGTCCTCACGCATTCATTGGCATCACACCCACCAGGCGGCTTGTGGCCGTCCACTTCCTTTTGACTTCCGTAGTTAACGCAGCAATTGATCAGCAAGCGAACCTGCCTGCGAGAGCACGCGCATCGCGGACGCGAAGCTGACGCGTTAGCGCAGTTTCAACAGTGTTGCCAGGCCCGCACCGGAGCTGCAAGTCTCCGGAGTGGCCGGTTGCGCCTCGACGCCCGCGTCATACCGCCGCGGAGATTTTCCGACGGAGATCAAGATGACACGACGGACGCACGTCTTTGCCGCTTGCCTCGTACTGACAGCCTTCGCGACGCTGAGCGGGTGCCATGAAAAAGAGGCGCCCGCAGCCGCGCGCCCACCGGTCAATGTTGACGTGGTCGACATTGCATTACGCGACGTGCCGGTCGTGTTCGATTATGTCGGCCAGACGGAAAGCTCGCAGCAGGTCGAAATACGCGCGCGCGTAAACGGCTTTCTCGAGAAGCGCGTCTATCAGGAAGGCTCGATGGTCCATCAGGGCGACGTGATGTTCGTGATGGATCGCAAACCCTTCCAGGCAAGTCTGGACGCCGCGCGCGCAGAGTACGCGCAGCAAAAAGCCCGTCTCGACACCGCGCAGGCGAATCTCAACCGCGTGCGTCCGCTCGTCGCGAAGAATGCGTTGAGCCAGAAAGATCTCGACGATTCGATCGGCCAGCAGCAGGCAGCGGCGGCGGCGCTCGAACAGGCACGTGCTAACGTCACGAGCGCCAACCTGAACCTCGGCTACACGACCATCACGGCGCCCGTCACCGGCCTGTCGAGCTTCGCGAAAAAGCAGAACGGCTCTTACATCGATTCGACCAATAGCCTGCTGACTTATGTCGCGAAGCTCGATCCCATGTGGATCAATTTCTCGTTGTCCGAGAACGAAATGCTGCAACTGCGCACGCAGACCGCGAATGGCACGCTGAAGCTGCCGCAGATTGACGATCTCGAAGCGGTCATCGTGCTCGCCGACGGCAGCATCTATCCGCAACGCGGCCATATCGCGTT belongs to Paraburkholderia aromaticivorans and includes:
- a CDS encoding MarR family winged helix-turn-helix transcriptional regulator; protein product: MKSTDQPASTDVKLSDFLCFAVYSANLAFGKAYKPILEELGLTYTQYITIIALWEEDDQTVSSLGEKLFLESNTLTPILKKLEAAGYVERQRDPEDERQVRVGLTKSGRRLREKGLNMDLVEATGLAPDEFSKVQKAIVTLRNNLVKAVQNGE
- the msrA gene encoding peptide-methionine (S)-S-oxide reductase MsrA — its product is MTTQTETAILAGGCFWGMQDLLRRYPGVLSTRVGYTGGDVPNATYRNHGTHAEALEIVFDPSQISYRKILEFFFQIHDPTTKNRQGNDIGMSYRSAIFYLDDEQKRVAEKAIADVDASDLWPGKVVTEIAPAGPFWEAEPEHQDYLERIPDGYTCHFVRPNWKLPERG
- a CDS encoding Ohr family peroxiredoxin; translation: MTKIETVLLTGKTHTTFSGRGGRVDLNLSAAKGAGADIAFPAVEAHPTAEQLFAGAWSACYISAIGLVAQAKKVTLPSDLSVDIEVDLGMTGDAYLLQARFNVSVPGVAREVAEAIAHEAHQICPYSKATRGNIDVVVNVA
- a CDS encoding NAD(P)/FAD-dependent oxidoreductase; translation: MKRIVVIGAGFAGLWSAVGAARKLDELRVPADQVEVVVINGTPYHSIRVRNYEQNLHETRVPLADVLGPIGVRLVEGAVSGIDSANGSITVQTQGPTQTLAYDRLVIAAGSQLVHPDIPGLTEHAFDVDTFSGATKLAAHLSGLPSLASAASPFTAVVVGAGLTGIELAAELPARLRGIAGDAHHDAVHVVLADRSAKIGQAMGGAQPVIERAMDALGVEMLAGVSLQSVDADGVELTNGRHIEAATVIWCGGMRANALTAQIPVTLDPLGRLPVDAFMRVENVPHVFAAGDCARVLIDGARPSVMSCQHSRPMGRYAGHNVVCDLLGGEMLPLHIDWYTTILDLGPWGAVYTEGWDRHLVSEGDAAKATKQTINCIRIYPPRTGLRDDILQAAAPVVQTPPPTAAAR
- a CDS encoding FUSC family protein, which gives rise to MIPEDDDKEIGADAQSRAASDGIRVEPTAEGGRGALRSATTWLEQLDPGTHRRIKGLRLVTAYGIAAALGTLQDITHGLPGATLVGSLAGNFALWASVSEARISRPESSRDLAFLCAAAVLGAAMFIGFAPILQTIGKAGPELTLVTGAFLVGYLKRFGILGAGMGSQIFIGQLLAYTVHLTLADLPAVVVAGLIAMLASIVPRLLSGPAERPAMTVLSPVDMPDRWKLSAELIMGLQAASGALAVVLLNETIGLKESAWAITASTYVVAGSASGTAERVRRRIIGTLVGVPLGLACLPLVEHAPLLAWAAVAAAMIIYAMALPDRYDIACGAFAFTLIVTLAIGGVHSISILGARAWETLLGGVVGLLAARFIFPLRL
- a CDS encoding tautomerase family protein: MPIVTIQVTREGSKPGNDAVTADEKAMLIAGVSQVLLDVLNKPLAATFVVIEEVDTENWGWGGLPVEAYRKQLAQKPG
- a CDS encoding NAD(P)H-dependent flavin oxidoreductase; this encodes MTNQTGKRALLPLLGIDKPIIQAPMAGVSTPALAAAVSNAGGLGSLGVGAMNADGARKVIRETRALTGKPFNVNVFCHQPAQADAAVEQQWLSWLAPHFEKYGATPPAKLSEIYTSFLADPAMLAVFLEEKPAIVSFHFGLPFADVIAELRKAGIKLLASATNLEEAAQVEAAGLDAIVAQGIEAGGHRGVFDPDAFDDRLGTFALTRLLVRECRLPVIASGGIMDGAGIAAALALGAQAAQLGTAFVACPETSIDEGYRRALLGEAARRTTFTAAISGRVARSMANSFTALGADARSPTPPAYPITYDAGKALNAAAKAKGEFGYGAQWAGQAAALARSLPALELMAQLERELKQSIEQLRQFAN
- a CDS encoding patatin-like phospholipase family protein is translated as MGNETHVEHQTGATSGSDAAPDIPGQIVLVFQGGGALGAYQAGVYQALHDGKVEPHWVIGTSIGAINGAIIAGNLPENRMARLTQFWNGVARHGIEAANWLPGLANWLRDLATVTQGVPSFFTPQLQSWAGLQARVRSDQAAFYSTGPLRETLASLVDFDYLNQKTTRLTVGTVNVRSGRMRYFTNRDALLDVEHVMASAAFPPGFPAVQLEGESYWDGGIYSNTPLEAVLDDRPRRDSVIFSVQLWPSSGPEPESILQVMSRQRDIQYSSRAESHLDRQKQIHRLRHVIRELGQHLPEATLNDPEVRDLLGWGCGTTMRVLELDAPAFDNDDLNRDIDFSAAGIKRRWLAGYEDTVRLLKRAPWRETLDPMEGLSVFRMASAESQK
- a CDS encoding SDR family NAD(P)-dependent oxidoreductase is translated as MNTSQKVVVITGASQGIGAELVNAFRKLDYRVVATARSVKPSEDPNILTVAGDIGDPATAQRVIREAIARFGRIDTLVNNAGIFVAKPFTSYTAEDYAKVTAVNLNGFFFITQLAIAEMEKNGSGHVVSISTSLVDHAIDGVPSVLASLTKGGLNAATKSLAIEYAKKGIRANAVAPGIIKSPMHAEETHAALGALHPVGHMGEMSDIVNAVLFLDSAPFVTGEILHVDGGQSAGH
- a CDS encoding LysR family transcriptional regulator; this translates as MQRQFEDVLLGSIELFCLAAELESFTEAANAASVTPAAVSRTVARLEERLGVRLFVRTTRQIRLTDAGRRYFEQCRLALAQLAEAEREATGQQTAPTGVLRISMPTPYGHYRVLPLLAEFRQRYPGVTVETHLSNRNIDFGEEGFDLAIRGAAPGDSGLIARTIEDAELVVVASPAYLRGAAKLKTPDDLIHHDCVQYALPSTGRNLPWLFKYENEVVETMTSGGYTSSGDVLAGATLARHGAGLFQTYRFIVEKDIAAGTLKELLIPYGGCSRPFVLLYPHARHLSSRVRSFVDFLMEKLGS